One genomic segment of Microbacterium sp. ProA8 includes these proteins:
- a CDS encoding SDR family oxidoreductase, with amino-acid sequence MATHLVTGAGSGIGAALADRLAARGDDLWLLARDAGRAAQLRERFPGAQTLVGDLADPARLSWAFSHQSTPARLDALIHVAGVVELGAVAETPVATWQQQLAVNAIAPAEVTRLLIHALRMARGQVVFVNSGAGLRVSAEWGSYAASKFAVRAIADALREEERANGIRVTTVYPGRTATPMQEKVHQQEGAHYDASRWIDPASVATTILAALDLPRDAELTEVTVRPGA; translated from the coding sequence ATGGCGACGCATCTCGTCACCGGAGCGGGCTCCGGCATCGGCGCCGCGCTCGCCGACCGTCTGGCCGCGCGCGGCGACGACCTGTGGCTCCTTGCACGTGACGCCGGCCGGGCAGCCCAGCTGCGCGAGCGGTTCCCGGGCGCGCAGACGCTGGTGGGCGATCTCGCCGACCCCGCGCGGCTGTCGTGGGCGTTCAGCCATCAGAGCACTCCTGCCCGGCTGGACGCGCTCATCCACGTCGCCGGCGTCGTCGAGCTCGGCGCGGTCGCCGAGACGCCCGTCGCCACATGGCAGCAGCAGCTCGCCGTGAACGCCATCGCCCCCGCCGAGGTCACCCGCCTCCTGATCCATGCCCTGCGCATGGCGCGCGGGCAGGTGGTCTTCGTCAATTCCGGCGCTGGGCTTCGCGTGAGCGCGGAGTGGGGATCTTACGCCGCGAGCAAGTTCGCCGTCCGCGCGATCGCCGACGCGCTGCGCGAGGAGGAGCGGGCGAACGGCATCCGCGTGACGACGGTGTACCCGGGCCGCACGGCGACCCCGATGCAGGAGAAGGTGCACCAGCAGGAGGGGGCGCACTACGACGCTTCCCGCTGGATCGACCCCGCGTCGGTCGCGACGACGATCCTGGCGGCGCTCGACCTGCCGCGCGACGCCGAGCTCACTGAGGTGACCGTCCGCCCCGGCGCCTGA
- a CDS encoding SGNH/GDSL hydrolase family protein yields MPTTQDAHTADYADNAGPHPWRRYVAIGDSFTEGVGDPEPAAPNGLRGWADRVAEVLSEQVDDFAYANLAIRGRLIGQIVREQIEPAIALKPDLVTFSAGGNDVIRPSGDPDKVAQLFEDAVVRLSRDGATVVVFTGIDTAFTPVFRGIRGKVAIYNENIRSIADRYDCIVADQWALKEVQDMRFFDDDRLHYNSLGHHEVARMVLRALNVPNDLQPMQPGPLPIRTWREARAVDLVWARAHLVPWVLRRLRHQSSGDTVTAKRPDPLPVTTLTPRPDASSLPSLSPGAAASRDEED; encoded by the coding sequence ATGCCGACGACACAAGATGCCCATACGGCCGACTACGCCGACAATGCGGGGCCGCACCCGTGGCGGCGCTACGTCGCCATCGGCGACTCGTTCACCGAGGGCGTCGGCGACCCGGAGCCTGCGGCGCCGAACGGTCTGCGCGGCTGGGCCGACCGCGTGGCGGAGGTGCTGTCGGAACAGGTCGACGACTTCGCGTACGCGAATCTGGCGATCCGCGGGCGCCTCATCGGGCAGATCGTGCGGGAGCAGATCGAGCCGGCGATCGCGCTCAAACCCGATCTCGTGACGTTCTCGGCGGGTGGCAACGACGTCATCCGTCCGAGCGGCGATCCCGACAAGGTGGCGCAGCTGTTCGAGGACGCGGTCGTGCGGCTCTCGCGCGACGGGGCGACGGTCGTGGTCTTCACCGGCATCGACACGGCGTTCACCCCGGTGTTCCGCGGCATCCGCGGCAAGGTCGCGATCTACAACGAGAACATCCGCTCGATCGCCGACAGGTACGACTGCATCGTCGCCGACCAATGGGCGCTCAAAGAAGTGCAAGACATGCGCTTCTTCGACGACGACCGCCTCCACTACAACTCGCTCGGTCACCACGAGGTCGCGCGCATGGTGCTGCGCGCGCTCAACGTTCCCAACGACCTCCAGCCGATGCAGCCCGGCCCGCTCCCGATCCGCACCTGGCGCGAGGCGCGCGCCGTCGACCTGGTGTGGGCGCGCGCGCATCTGGTGCCCTGGGTCCTTCGGCGTCTGCGCCACCAGTCCTCGGGCGACACCGTCACCGCGAAGCGCCCTGATCCGCTCCCGGTGACGACCCTGACCCCCCGGCCCGATGCCTCGTCGCTCCCCTCGCTCAGCCCGGGGGCGGCCGCCTCCCGCGACGAGGAGGACTGA
- a CDS encoding DEAD/DEAH box helicase: MGSFAAEHLSPTYPQRAPWGTAQRLRAWQAEALDLYFGMDGPDGPGGGPRDFLAAATPGAGKTTFALRLASELLRRRIVNRIVVVAPTEHLKTQWADAAARVGIRLDPAFSNRHVAPARQYHGVAVTYAQVAVKASVHQRLTMDARTLVILDEVHHGGDALSWGEALRESYARATRRLLLSGTPFRSDTAPIPFVEYHPDPKGIRVSRSDYAYGYKRALEDGVVRPVIFLVYAGHMRWRTKTGDEMEAHLGQDNTKDITSQAWRTALDPEGDWIPAVLRSADRRLTEVREHVPDAGGLVIATDQTAARAYAAILKEISGEAPTVVLSDEAEASSRIEEFSASTSRWMVAVRMVSEGVDVPRLAVGVYATSASTPLFFAQAIGRFVRARRRGETASVFLPNVPQLLALANEMERHRDHALDRDSDGEDEWNAEEDLMDAAEREDKASDALTEEFTYQALGSRAHFDRVLFDGKEFGQLAVPGTPEEEEFLGIPGLLEPEHVHELLMQRQSRQTRHRHVREAHEASAPPDEEPALPQALHRTLKEQRQLLNSLVGLYARQAGEPHGLVHAELRRICGGPAVSHATVAQLQSRIDVLRKRVHS; encoded by the coding sequence ATCGGCAGCTTCGCCGCGGAGCACCTGTCGCCCACCTACCCCCAGCGTGCGCCGTGGGGCACGGCGCAGCGCCTGCGCGCGTGGCAGGCCGAGGCGCTCGACCTGTACTTCGGGATGGACGGCCCCGACGGGCCGGGGGGCGGTCCCCGCGACTTCCTCGCGGCCGCGACGCCCGGCGCCGGCAAGACGACGTTCGCCCTCCGCCTGGCGAGCGAGCTCCTCCGGCGCCGCATCGTGAACCGCATCGTCGTGGTGGCGCCTACCGAGCACCTCAAGACGCAGTGGGCGGATGCCGCGGCCCGCGTCGGCATCCGCCTCGATCCTGCCTTCAGCAATCGGCACGTCGCCCCCGCCCGCCAGTACCACGGCGTCGCCGTGACCTATGCGCAGGTCGCGGTGAAGGCATCCGTCCACCAGCGCCTCACGATGGACGCGCGCACCCTCGTGATCCTCGACGAGGTGCACCACGGCGGTGACGCGCTGAGCTGGGGCGAAGCGCTGCGCGAGTCGTACGCGCGGGCGACACGCCGGCTGCTCCTCAGCGGAACGCCCTTCCGCAGCGACACCGCCCCGATCCCGTTCGTCGAGTACCACCCCGACCCGAAGGGCATCCGGGTCTCGCGCAGCGACTACGCGTACGGGTACAAGCGCGCGCTCGAAGACGGCGTGGTCCGCCCCGTGATCTTCCTCGTGTACGCCGGCCACATGCGCTGGCGCACCAAGACCGGCGACGAGATGGAGGCGCATCTCGGGCAGGACAACACGAAGGACATCACCTCGCAGGCGTGGCGCACCGCGCTCGACCCGGAGGGCGACTGGATTCCCGCGGTGCTGCGGTCGGCCGACCGGCGCCTCACCGAGGTGCGGGAGCACGTTCCGGATGCCGGCGGCCTCGTGATCGCGACCGATCAGACCGCCGCGCGGGCCTACGCCGCGATCCTGAAGGAGATCAGCGGCGAGGCGCCGACCGTCGTGCTGTCGGACGAGGCCGAGGCGTCGAGCCGCATCGAGGAGTTCTCCGCGTCGACGAGCCGGTGGATGGTCGCGGTGCGGATGGTGTCGGAGGGGGTGGACGTGCCGCGCCTCGCCGTGGGGGTCTACGCGACGAGCGCGTCGACCCCGCTGTTCTTCGCCCAGGCGATCGGCCGCTTCGTGCGCGCCCGCCGACGCGGCGAGACGGCGAGCGTGTTCCTGCCGAACGTGCCGCAGCTGCTCGCGCTCGCCAACGAGATGGAGCGGCATCGCGACCACGCGCTCGACCGCGACTCCGACGGCGAGGACGAGTGGAACGCCGAAGAAGACCTGATGGATGCGGCCGAGCGCGAAGACAAGGCGTCGGACGCGCTCACCGAGGAGTTCACGTACCAGGCGCTCGGCTCGCGCGCGCACTTCGACCGCGTGCTGTTCGACGGCAAGGAGTTCGGTCAGCTCGCCGTTCCCGGCACGCCCGAGGAGGAGGAGTTCCTCGGCATCCCCGGCCTGCTCGAGCCCGAGCACGTGCACGAGCTGCTCATGCAGCGCCAGTCACGGCAGACGCGCCACCGTCACGTCCGCGAGGCCCACGAGGCATCCGCGCCCCCGGACGAGGAGCCCGCCCTGCCGCAGGCCCTGCACCGGACCTTGAAAGAGCAGCGGCAGCTGCTCAACAGCCTGGTCGGGCTCTATGCCCGCCAGGCGGGCGAGCCGCACGGGCTCGTGCACGCGGAGCTGCGTCGCATCTGCGGCGGTCCCGCCGTCTCGCACGCCACGGTCGCCCAACTGCAGTCGCGCATCGATGTGCTGCGCAAACGCGTCCACTCCTGA
- a CDS encoding VIT1/CCC1 family protein, whose translation MSTPPAPTDRDRRRWASYLVNERAEAHVYRELAGRRTGEEREILLALAEAEGRHEAHWLELLGAEPARLPRPDVRTRLLGAMAKSFGSIFVLALAQNAEARSPYDDEPYATATMAADEKVHHEVVRGLAARGRRRLSGTFRAAVFGANDGLVSNLALVMGIGATGVSSQFVLFSGIAGLLAGALSMGAGEFVSVRSQRELLTATEPSDFADSGIPHLDIDANELALVYRTRGMPEAEASARARRVVEAARTAGKGRADTGPIAVPDHGEVVGSAWAAALSSFLFFASGAIIPVLPWIFGLSGITAVVVALVLVGIALMSTGAAVGVLSGAPPLRRALRQLAIGFGAAAVTYALGLLFGVSMG comes from the coding sequence GTGAGCACGCCCCCCGCACCCACCGACCGCGATCGACGCCGCTGGGCCAGCTACCTCGTGAACGAGCGGGCCGAGGCGCACGTGTACCGCGAGCTCGCCGGCCGCCGAACCGGCGAGGAGCGGGAGATCCTCCTCGCTCTCGCCGAGGCCGAGGGCCGCCACGAGGCGCACTGGCTCGAGCTGCTGGGTGCAGAGCCCGCCCGGCTGCCGCGACCGGACGTGCGTACGCGGCTGCTCGGCGCGATGGCGAAGAGCTTCGGGTCGATCTTCGTGCTGGCCCTCGCGCAGAACGCCGAGGCGCGCTCGCCCTACGACGACGAGCCGTACGCCACCGCGACGATGGCTGCCGACGAGAAGGTGCACCACGAGGTCGTGCGCGGCCTCGCCGCCCGCGGGCGACGCCGCCTGTCGGGCACGTTCCGGGCCGCCGTCTTCGGCGCGAACGACGGGCTGGTGTCCAACCTCGCGCTCGTCATGGGCATCGGGGCGACCGGGGTGTCGAGCCAGTTCGTGCTGTTCAGCGGCATCGCCGGCCTTCTCGCGGGCGCCCTGTCGATGGGGGCGGGGGAGTTCGTCTCGGTGCGGTCGCAGCGCGAGCTGCTGACGGCCACCGAGCCGAGCGACTTCGCCGACAGCGGCATCCCGCACCTCGACATCGACGCCAACGAGCTGGCGCTCGTGTACCGGACGCGAGGGATGCCGGAGGCCGAGGCATCCGCTCGCGCCCGGCGCGTCGTCGAAGCCGCACGGACGGCGGGCAAGGGCCGCGCGGACACCGGGCCGATCGCCGTCCCCGACCACGGCGAAGTGGTGGGCAGCGCCTGGGCCGCGGCGCTGTCGAGCTTCCTGTTCTTCGCCTCCGGCGCGATCATCCCGGTGCTGCCGTGGATCTTCGGGCTCTCCGGCATCACCGCCGTCGTTGTCGCACTGGTCCTGGTCGGCATCGCGCTCATGTCGACGGGGGCTGCAGTGGGCGTCCTGTCGGGCGCGCCGCCGCTCCGCCGTGCCCTGCGTCAGCTCGCGATCGGGTTCGGCGCGGCCGCCGTGACGTACGCCCTCGGCCTGCTCTTCGGCGTCTCGATGGGGTGA